GGGCGGAACATTGATGGCGAGCGCAAGGAAGAAATGCTCGAGGATTTCGGGCGCGCGGTCGGCCGGCTGGGGCGATTCCCGACGATCGGCGAGTACATCGATCAGGGGCTGTTCAGTTACCACACGTTCAAGCAGGCGTTCAAATCGTGGAGCGGCGCGCAGGCGGCGTTTGTGGAACGCTCGGGGGGCAAAGAAAAGTGGCCGGCGGCGCTGCGGGCGCTGGTGGAGCGGCAGAACATGGTGACGTACAAGCCGAGTCCGGACTTTCCGATCTGCGGGACGGTGATCAACTATCGCGCGATGCTGCACGAGCCGACGAACGAGCAGGGCGTGGTGCTGCTGTTCGGGATGATGGCGGAAGAACTCGGCTTCATCATCGAGAACGTGCGGATGGGGTATCCGGATTGTGAAGGGAAGCGGCGGGTGGGCGTGAACTCGTGGCAGCGTGTGCGGATCGAGTTCGAGTTTCTGTCGAGCCGGTTCGAGCATCCGGTGGAGGGGTGCGACCTGGTTGTGTGCTGGCGGGACGATGTGCCGCCGAAGGGGCTGGAGGTGATGTCGCTGGAGAAGGTTTTGAAGGAGAAGAGAGAGAAGCAAAGGCACTAGGGGAAGGCAAATGGCATCAGGCATTGGGCATTAGGGGAGGACAAATAGCAAATGGCAAATGGCAAATGGCGGATGGCGGGTGACAAAGGGCAAATAGCAAATAGCAAATAGCAAATGGCAAATGGCGGATGGCGAAGGGCAAGGGGCGGAGGGCGAAGGGCGAAGGGCGAAGGGCGAAGGGCGAAGGGCGAAGGGCGAAGGGCGAAGGGCGAAGGGCGAAGGGCGAAGGGCGAAGGGCGAAGGGCGAAGGGCGAAGGGCGAAGGGCGAAGGGCGAAGGGCGAAGGGCGAAGGGCGGGTCGGATTGTGGCGCTTTGCGTGATGGATGGTTTCTTTGACAAGTGAATACATCTGCAGGCGGCCGCGGAACAGGGCTCGCGGCCCGGGCTCTGCCGCCTCGGCGGCACGAATAAGGCAGCGGAAAGGCCGAGGACATTTAACACGGGGGACCACGGAGAAAGAACACGGAGAAAGGCGGCAGCGGAGAATTTGAGTAGGTTGTGGGCGTGCCGCGATCCCTGCCGCGTCAGCGGCACAAACAAAGCGTCTTGGCCTCCATTCCGCACTCACTTCCTCCCGCGTCCGCGGCACAAACCAAGCGCCCCGCCTTTTCCAATCCCCTCGCACCTACCCGCAGAACACCCGCTCCCGGTGAAACTTCAAGTACGCCGCCTCGGGCCGGAACCGCTCGGGCATCCGCACTTCCTACCCCTCGTGCTTCGCGAACATCCCGTCCCACACTTCCCGCGGCAATCCCTTCTTCAGTCTTTTCGCATGCCGCACTTCGCACGCATCCGTCAGCGTGAAGAGCCCGCGATCGAATGCCGCATCGTGCAGCGCGTTGAGGCAAAGCCCGTTCCGCGGATTCAGCCGCAGCTTCGCATCGTCTTTCCACGGCACGATGTGGCTCGCCCGCAACATTTCCGGATGCGTGATGCCGGTGATGCAGCATTTCCCATCGTGCCCCGCCAGCACCGAAGCGCGAAAGAACCGCTGCCCCCGCCTCTGCTTCACCGTCATCACGACTTCGGTCGGACCATCGCGTGAAATGGCGGAGGCGGCCGACATGAGCACGGGCGACACGGGAAAGGACCGCCCCGCCGCGCCATGACTCCAAAGCCTCGCACGACTTCCCTCGCGTAAGAAATGGCGACAACCGAATAGAAATAGAACCTGCATATTCAAACGAACAATATTGAGATTCATGCTTGCGGAGCGAAGATATATCAAGTAGTCTCCGGGCGCTCGGATGCCGAGCTTGAGATTCGTGCCTTTGGCGGGCACGTTTGGTAAGGGGGTTTGACATGATCGCAGGCTTCTCGCTGATCGCTCCTCGCAGCGCGTTTGGGCGTTTTGCAGGCCGTTGCGGCGCGAACGCTCGGCGCGGTGCATCGTTCGTGCCCAATATCGCACGAATCACGCGAACACCGCTCTTGCCTCTCGTCCTGCCGCTGCTTCTCTGCGCTGCAAGCCCCGCCGCCATCGTCACTGTGACCAATACGATTTATGATGCTCACGTCGAGACAGCCTCTTCCATTGGCTCATGGAACGCCATCACCGGCACGGCCCATACGACCGGCGCCGGAAACGATCTGACATACCGCGGTTCTTTCACCGGCACCAACTACTCGAGCCTTCGTGTCTACACCTCCACGGGGACTTTGAAAAAAGACTATTCCTTCCGCGGCTCCGGTGGCGGGACAAATCTCGATCCATTCGTCATCGCCCAGGGCACAAGTCCCGCGTCGATCGTCGCGACCGGCAAGGGCTATCGCACGCAGTGGCGCATCCCGGCCGAAGGCCTCGAAATAACGCAGGATGTCATCGTTGTTCCCATCGGTCTGCCGACCACCGCCAACTCCGCGATCTACCACACGGTTGAAATCAAGAACATCGGTTCCTCCACCGCGCGCGTCGGCTGGCGAAATCTCTACGACTGGGATATGACCCGCCCCAACGGATCGCTCGACGATGGGCCCGGCAACCAGCTCGATGCCGGCTGCCCGCTCACCACCATCGTCCCCTTCACCGGCACGGAATTCTCCCACAAACCCGTAACCGCCGATATCGCGCGCGTGCGGCTTTCCGGCACACACAATTACGAAGTTCTCTTGGCGCTCAAGTTCGATCCGGGCTTCATCCCTTCACTCCCCGTCACCGTGCCCGATGAATACTGCTTTGCCTCGTGGCCTTCGTCATACAACGCCGTTTTCAATTACGTGCCCTCGGCGCAGACCCCGGCCGATACCGCCGGTCTTTCCTGGTTCGGTCGCGATTTCGCGCACGCTCTTGTGATAGGGGCCGGACAGTCGCGTCGCCTCACGCAGATCTGGACCATCTCGACGCCCGGAGACTGCTTCCCCGGACCGCGGTGTCTCAACCCGCCCAACAACATGGCGCTCTGGCTCCCGTTCGATCAGTTGAACTCGCTGGGCGTCACCCGCAACGTCGTCTCCGGCTATGGCGGCGTCGTCCGCCCGAGCGTCGCGCTCGGCCCCGCGCTCAGTTTCGGCTCGTATGTCAACAACTGCCTCTACTTCAACGGAGTCAATCAGTACGTCTCCGTCATGAATCACAGCCTCGTCGATATCGCCGAAGGCGATCTCTCGATCGATGCCTGGGTCTTCGTCACCGAAGACACCAACAGCAGCTTTTTCGTTCTGACCGACAAGCGCCGTCAATCCGGCGCCTCCACCGTCGGATACCTCACCTTCCTGGTGCGCGGCGCCGCGGGTTATCAGTTCGGCATCCAGCTCGCCGATGGCGGCGCCAATAGCTGGATCAGTCCCACGCTGTTCCACACCGGCTGGCATCACCTCGCCGTCACCGTCGCTCGCAAGCTGACTAACGGCGGCACGTTCTACATCGACGGCACTTTCGCCGGCAATTTCAATCCAACCGGGCGCCAGGGTTCGCTCTCGAATATCTCCGCCTTCAACGTCGGCGCCGCACCCGCGACCCTCGGCGGCTATTTCTTCGGCTTCATCGACGAAGTCGAAGTCTTCCGCCGCGTTCTCCCGCCTACCGAAGTCTTCGATATCTACAACGCGAAAATGCTCGGCAAATGCAAGCAGTTCGTCCAGGCCTATCCCGACACGATCTTCTGCGGCAGTTCAACGACCACCACCGTCGGCGCTTACCTCTTTAACTTCGCCGCAACCGGCGCAACATTCACCGGCAACTTCGGCCCGACCAACAGCTGCGGAACTCCTCTCTTCCCAACCGCAGTCGCCTTCCCGCCAACATTTGTCGGCTCCGGGATCACCGTGCCGGTCTGGATGACCGCGACAAAACCGGCGAGCCTGACGACAACCGGCTCCACGACTTGCTATCTCGTTACCGCGACCCAGCCCGTCCCAACAACTTCATCCACCGGCAAAGTCACGTATCGCCCCGACATCGCTTGCTCGAACGGAATCGCCACGCTTGCCGTGCAAGTCCCGCTGGGCGGCAGCACCAACGTCGCTTTCCACATCGGCAACGAAAGCATCAAGTCCGCCTTCCTCCGCTACCGCATCGAGGCGATCGGTCCGGATGGCCTCGTCAGTCAGTACCTCGCGCTGAATGGCTTGTTGCCCGGCGAACCAGTCGAAGACGAAGCTTCCGTTCCTCTCGGCTCCGAAATAGAGATCATCGTGGAAGCGAGCTTCCGCGAGGTTGACGCGCTCGGCTTGACATTCCTGCGCCTCTCGACCGACACCGATGGTGACGGCATCTATGAACCCGCCGATATCGTCCCGCTCGCCTGCCAGCTCCCCCCTGCCTGCTGCATCGCCGACTTCAACTGCGACGGCCAGGTCGACGATGGCGATTTCGCGATCTTCGCTCCCGCCTATGACGAAGTTCTCTGTGCCGACCCCGACATCTGCCCCACAGACCTTACGGCCGATGGTGTCGTCGACGATCAGGATTTCCAGATCTTCATTCTCGCCTACAGCGGCGTGGAGTGCACCTGAAAAAATGGACACAAAGTTCGCCAACGACTGCTGAGGCCGAGTCAAGGGAGAACCCAGGACGAATACAGTACCGACAGTCCGTGAACAGGCGGGCAAGTGCGATCCGCCGCAAGACAACGGCGTGACCACGACGCTCTGTTCGTGACCAACCGCGCGGGCAACGTGAGCGGCGGGCGCGACCAGGGATTTATCCACGCCGACAACCTCGGCCTCGACTTCCATCTTGATCTCGAAAAAATCTTCGGAATCGACGGCGCTTCGTTTCTGCTCAACATGAGCCAGCGTTCGGGCTCGAGCGTGTCAGGTGTTTGCATCGGGAACGTGTTCACGGTGCAACAGGTGTTCGGCGGGAGCACGTTCCACCTGATCGATGCCGCGAACGGCGGTGAACTCACGTGCCGCTCGCTTTCACACTTTCCACACCCACCCCCGCCCACTCCGCCCCACTCCACCCCCAACCGCCTACTCGCACACCAGTTCGTTGTATCCCCCCACAAACACCACGAAGTCGCTGTCATCCACAAACAGATCCCCGTTCAGATGCGCTTCGCATGGCGGCATCATCGCCGCATCCGCACAATCCAACACGCCTAATGCCTAATCAGTCAGTATTCACATACTCGGTTCGATCTACCGCCACGCCGGATGCTCAAACCACTTCGCGGTCAATCCCATCCTGAACAGCGGGTCTTTGCACGCGGGCGGCTTTGCCAACAGATTTTTGATTCTGCTGATCCACTGAATTCTGAATGACGTGGCCGTCGGGCACCCTTTCAACATGGAAGCCAGAACGAGCAGTGTCGCCATCACGCGATCTCCCTGCGGCAAGAGGGGCGGAGCCCACGCCGGATCGCGCGGCAGGATCGGCTTGATCGGCCAGGCGCGATCCCACACACGTGCGTGATGTGCGCAGAGATTTCGAATGTACAGCATGTGGTGCGCCCAGCTCACAAACACCGAGTGAAACTGCCCATACCGCGTTGCAAGGGCAATTTGATCGCGCCGATGCATGCTGTTGATCATCTTTGAAAGCGTTCCAAAGGACATGATTTCCGTCACGGTCCACACGGGCAGATCCGGATACTCGAGGTACGTCGCCCGAAAGTGCTGCACGAATGGCTCGCTGGACCTCGTCGTTTCATCTCGGATTTTCGTGAGGTCGAAGAACTTGTAAAAATTCCCGTTGACGGTGTGACCGAATGCGCCGTATTGCTTGCCGAAGTGGTGCGCCGTCGCGGCACGAAGATCGACCTCGATTACTTCGAGGGCCTCGTTCAAGAGGTCGCGAAGCGACCAATCGAATTCATAAGCGTAGCGAACCGCTTCAAAGGATGTGCCCGGCGCAAACGTGTGGCGTGACTGTTCGAAAGCCAGGCAATACCCACTGAGCCTGTAGTAGTTGACATGCGCAAAAAACTCCTCCGCCTGTGCGCGATTGGCAATCACCATGCCCCGAGATTCAAGAAGTCGAACTTGATCCGCGCAAGAAAGCCACGGCTTGTTGAACGAGCGAAGCGTCAGCGAATTCGGGGTACCGCTCATTCACAGCGCTCCGTCACGCTCCAGCAATTCGGCGCATAAAAAAACCCGTCCAAATTGCGCTTAGCTCTTGCGAACCAGAGGCGTGACGGGTGTGTTACTACAAGTATACGGGTAACTCGAATTCCTGCCCAAGCATGATCGTCAAAATTGCCCACACTTCTTAAACTCAGTGCTTTTCATGGCTTGGAAACGGCCTTTTCAAGGGGCTGGATCTGGTTTGCGGACACGAACAAGGGCAGCCCTTCACTCACACCGCGGCCGGTTGTACGCACCGACAAACACCACGAAATCTGCATCATCCTCAACAGATCCGCATTCTTATCCGCTCCCCACGGCGGCAGGATTGCCGGGTCGGCGAAATCGATCATGTTGTACCCCTGAACGAAGAGCGCGAAATCGGCATCATCGACAGCGCCGTCGGGTTCAGATCGCCCGAGCGATTCGCGCGTCGCATCAGTCCGCATCGCTGCAGGCCGCATTCGCTTTTGCGCCTCACTCTGACGTATCTACCGCTTCCACCGGCTTGCCCTTCTGCCAGCGCAGGACGATTCCCTTTCCCGTTCCAAACTGCAGCGACTCGTGCTCGGGGCCGATCTCGCACCAGACCGGCTCTTCCGGATGTTCAAGCTGATAGCGGATCACGGTGCAGCGATCCTGAGGCGGGACTTGGCAGGTTTCCATCGCCTCAATCACCCACCCCGCCCACCCCGCCCACTCCGCCCACCACCCACCCCCACCAACCCCCTCCCTCGGGAAGGGGGCTCCAGAGCGCGGCACGCGCGGGTCATGAGGCATAGTTTGACTTTGGACGCCGAGTCTCGAACAGAACGAAGGCGAGGGCATCGCGCGGAAGAGTGATACACACGCGGCGGTATGCGCGAGACCATCGCCCCGAAGGGTGATGCCACGAGCGGCGGTGAACTGACATGCCGCTCGCTTTCACATTTTCCACACCCACCCACTCCACCCACCCCCAACCCCCTCCCTCGGGGCTCCCGGGCGCGGCACGCGCGGGGTCGCTCATCGAACACGCTGGTTATAAGACCGTCGGGCCGCGCACGCCCGGCCTGTTTCGCAGGTGAGCGGCGCTTCCGAATCATGTATTCGATCGCTCTCGGATACGCAATTGCGAGTATTCTGATGCACTCATGATTTCACTTCACGTGCCGCGGATTTCGGGCTTCACAGCGCGATCGGTGCTGCTCGCAGCGCTCATCGCGTTCTTGCCGTGCCTGGGCGCGCGTGCGCAGACACTGACATGGACGGGCGCGGGCGATGGCACGACGTTCAACCTTGCGGGGAACTGGTCGCCCGCTCAACTTCCCGGCGCAGCCAACGACTGCGTGATTCCGGCTGGGGCAGGGACGATTACCGTCAGCGGCGCCAGCGTGCGATCGATCACCACCTCCCGCAATCTCTTTATTCCCGGTTGCAGCACGATCAATCTCACCGCGGGCATGCAACTCCAATCGGGCGCGATCGTGCAGATCGACAACACGGGCGGGTGCACCGGCCTCATCTTTAGTGGCGGGACGCAGTCCATCGCGGGAACGGGGAGCATCTTTATTTCGAGCGAGGGGAACGGTGGCATCGCGATCTCCGTGCAGAACGGGTGCAGCCTGGGGATTGAGGCGGGTGTCGCGGTGACCTACGGGGCGGGCGGAACCGGCTCTGCCGCGGCCATCCGGATCGAGAGCGGGGCCACGCTCAATAGCAGCGGCACGATCGGCGTTGAGCAGGTGGGGCGCACGTTGAACATCAACGGGCCGGGGACGTTCAGCAACGGAGGGACGCTGCACGCTGGCGCGGGAACCCTGGCGTTGGCGGCGGGCGCGTGGTCGAGCACTGGGCAGATTGAGGTCGAAGCGGGGGCGGTTGTCACGCTCGCGGGCGCTTTTTCATCGCTGGGATCGATCGTGAATTCGGGCGGGTCGGTGATTGTGTCGGGAGCCGGGACGGGTGCGACGATATCGGCGTCGGCCGTGACTGGCGCAATCACGTTTCAGAACGCGGTGCTCACGAACTGCGCTCTGGTTTCCGCTGACGGCACCGACTTGTCCATCGACGGAAGCTGCACGCTCAAAGGATGCACGATCGGCGCGAACGTCATCGGTGCGTGCGCGTTCATCACGATCCAGGACGGACTGACGTTTGCCAACGGCGCCATTCTCCGCACCGGCAGCACGTGCACGAACGCGAAGATCACCCTGTCCGGCGGTCCGCAACTCATCTCGGGCAACGGGAAGATTCGGCTTCAAGGCAGCGAAACAGACTCCAGCGACGTGGCGCTCGTGATTGCCCAGTCTGCGTCAGTGACGCTCGACTCCGGCATCACAATCGTCGCGCCCGCCGCACAGCCGCGAACGAAATTGCAGATGCTGGCGGACAGCGTGCTCGTGAACAACGGCGCGATCACCGCCGATGCCGTCATCTTCACGCTTGATGCCTCCGCATCGGGCGCCACCTTCATCAACAACGGCACGATCGCCTTCGGCCCGGGCGCAGTCGCCACGATCAATGCCGGCAACTGGATCAATGCCGGCTCCATCGCCTGCAACGGTTCTACTTTTACGAGCAGCGGGGCCAGCTGGGCCAACGACGGCTCCGCCACGTTCGACAACTCCACCGCTTCGCTCTCCTCTACCAACTGGATCAACAACGCCGACATCACATCGACCGGCGGCAAGCTCGATTTCCGGGGCGCTTGGACCAATTCCGGCAATGTGACTTCCGTCAATACCACGCTCAGCTTCGGTGGCGATTTTTCCGCTCTCGGGACGGTCGCCCGCACCGGCGGCACCGTGGAAGTGGCGCCGAGCAATTATCTCGGTAGCTCCCTGATCGCCAACGCTCAGACCGGTGACCTCACGCTCGCGGGTAGCTGGACAGGAACCACATTTGCCGCCTCACAGCAGGCGCAGTTGATCGTTCGAGCTTTCCGCTTGACCAACTGCTCCATTGCATCCGACATGCAGGTCCTTCCCGGCGGGCATATTCGCATCAACGGCAATCTCACGCTCGCCAACAACATTGCGATCACAATGGGAGCCGTCGTCGCGTTCGGATACTCCGATGGACTGATTTGCGACAGCGGCGTTTCAACCATCACGGGCTCCGGATCGATCGTCGCCCTGAACGGGACTTCGTTGCTCAAACTTAGCAACAACTCGAGTCTCACGGTCGGCCCCGGTGTCACGCTCGCACTCGGACCAAACGCTTTCTCTCCGTTCACTTCGAATGTCACGATACCCACCGGTTGCTCCGTGACCAACAAGGGCGTCGTCGCAGTGCATCAGCTCGGCTGCACGATCCAGATCGCCGGCGCGGGTCTTTTTGAGAACGAAGGAATTCTCCACGCCGAGTCGGGCACGCTCGACATCCGCAATCAGTCGGGCTCCCTCGGCACCGCGCTCGTTGCTCCCGGGGCATCGCTCAAGGTTCAAGGCGATTACAACATCGACGAGCCTATTAACAGTCAAGGCTCGCTCTCGCTCGGCGGAACTTGGAAAAACAACTCCGTAATAACTGTCACCAATGGCGCCATGTCTCTTTCCGGGACATGGTCCAACGCCGGCACGTTCGTGCTCAATTCAAGCCCTTGGACCATTTCCGGCGTATTTCCATCCCTCGGAAATATCTCGACCGTCTCCAGCCCCCAGACTTATTCGGGAACGCTCCCAGCGGGCGCGCTCATCACCGCCGACGCGTCCACCGGCGACATCTTCCTCGATCGCGCAACTCTCACCAACGCCACGCTCCGCGCCTACGACGGAACCGCCTTTCGCATAGCCACCGGCAGTGGCCAATTCCTGAACCTGAATGGTTGCACGCTGGCGGGAACGATGCTTGCCGGAACGTGCTGCGACATCACGCTGACGAACGGATTGACGCTCTCCGACGGCGCGGAACTCTCACTCGAGAGCGGCGCGTCCTGCGGGCCTGCCGTCCTATACGTCGCTTCCGGAGCTCAGTCGATTGCAGGCAACGGCAAGATCTCGTTCCGAAATCTCGACGTCGCCACCGGATCGATTCAGCTTCTCAGCAACGCGTCGCTCACGGTCGCCAGCGGCGTCTCCCTCATCTGCCCCACCAACAGCCGCCTCGGAGGTCG
The DNA window shown above is from Phycisphaeraceae bacterium and carries:
- a CDS encoding HNH endonuclease — encoded protein: MSAASAISRDGPTEVVMTVKQRRGQRFFRASVLAGHDGKCCITGITHPEMLRASHIVPWKDDAKLRLNPRNGLCLNALHDAAFDRGLFTLTDACEVRHAKRLKKGLPREVWDGMFAKHEG
- a CDS encoding carbohydrate porin, which produces MTNRAGNVSGGRDQGFIHADNLGLDFHLDLEKIFGIDGASFLLNMSQRSGSSVSGVCIGNVFTVQQVFGGSTFHLIDAANGGELTCRSLSHFPHPPPPTPPHSTPNRLLAHQFVVSPHKHHEVAVIHKQIPVQMRFAWRHHRRIRTIQHA
- a CDS encoding Abi family protein encodes the protein MSGTPNSLTLRSFNKPWLSCADQVRLLESRGMVIANRAQAEEFFAHVNYYRLSGYCLAFEQSRHTFAPGTSFEAVRYAYEFDWSLRDLLNEALEVIEVDLRAATAHHFGKQYGAFGHTVNGNFYKFFDLTKIRDETTRSSEPFVQHFRATYLEYPDLPVWTVTEIMSFGTLSKMINSMHRRDQIALATRYGQFHSVFVSWAHHMLYIRNLCAHHARVWDRAWPIKPILPRDPAWAPPLLPQGDRVMATLLVLASMLKGCPTATSFRIQWISRIKNLLAKPPACKDPLFRMGLTAKWFEHPAWR